In one Brevibacterium sp. CBA3109 genomic region, the following are encoded:
- a CDS encoding UvrD-helicase domain-containing protein, whose product MSVHVITASAGSGKTYKLTEVLSARLTDKPADGGTPLRASEVIATTFTVRAAADLVEKTQKRLLDDGNITAAEEIGTALIGTINSCSGRLVTDYAIDAGYSPELRVLDETEQAMVFTAAVDDVIAGAEATHRDLLLRTGHNGSPGEANQWGHGPVVWSDLVKSVAAAARANHLGEAELRESAEASAGLFLSALPERRSDGRQTWRDCLASDIDELRGALRMAQGEESDPTVEPRVTVAKGSIGNVEGSIITLDRFLRDLDTHTEADDPFARIPWSTWAKVAEAKYPKAPGGKEPGKVPKQVLEPSSAALVTGELLANAAFRDDVEALIRLVIDTAIASLSAYEEHKNRLGVMDFVDQEVRALDLLRRNDRVRRSVASRFRLLAVDEFQDSSPIQLAIFMELAELVDEVVWVGDRKQAIYGFRGADPELMNDVFSALIDGETELGTATTENLGASWRSTDPPLELSNAIFSSVFAEQPEGEVVLSVPPQRQAHRAIGGRELWVPNTDKGGATRSNSRMVQAIAEGVVDFLSRSPQLPGRDVGVGDIAVLVRTNTQVERFVDELHTRGIPAVGSTTDLLATREGQLVAAGLAAVVDPEDGVALAELVTLLEDHESHDTWFDDAVHITDKQQRRTQPATWWSDPALAALAELATHASQHTSVELLLAVIDALDLPQRIKAWSTPETRLATLDALSQIAAEYEDASHQTRMPVTPAGLLEHLDEAARAYEQTTAHDAVLVTTMHQSKGLQWPVVIVGISGAKDYGHREVTVEKAPVFDARRPLANRSLRLLPRILSNYGPLKERLAQTGTVRRSTESERNETARLLYVALTRAECHSIMAFGDPTGQNNVLGAAADEELLTWDLPEIGDDSTPAANEAGEVRIANRRATGIGSESVHTSLPIRIGAYPVSSEAPQETVPPPQSFYALTDIPVRRLAQEVVGPPAHFTASRVGSAGSDAEVSVLANLGEPLVDKGGKDSDRIGDAVHAYLGLPLASLPEAAASEAAERILDRWNAGTVLSAEVLVEIGRRWTAWIEATFPGAEVLTEQPIAWRNDGEQVMEGWIDTLLKLPTGEHVLVDHKSYPGTDPIGHVRENYLGQLETYSRAIGPLVGRPSRVLVHLPLLSTVIAVRTFLRTR is encoded by the coding sequence ATGAGCGTTCACGTCATCACCGCCTCGGCCGGTTCGGGAAAGACCTACAAACTCACCGAGGTTCTCTCTGCGCGGCTGACGGACAAACCCGCCGATGGCGGTACCCCATTGCGGGCCAGCGAGGTCATCGCAACCACCTTCACGGTTCGTGCCGCAGCGGATCTGGTTGAGAAGACACAGAAGCGGCTCCTCGACGACGGGAACATTACCGCGGCTGAGGAGATCGGCACGGCACTCATCGGGACGATCAACTCGTGCTCCGGCCGGCTCGTCACCGATTACGCGATCGATGCCGGGTATTCTCCCGAGCTGCGCGTGCTCGACGAGACCGAGCAGGCAATGGTCTTCACCGCGGCCGTTGATGACGTCATTGCCGGCGCCGAGGCGACCCACCGGGATCTTCTTCTGCGCACCGGTCACAATGGCAGCCCAGGTGAGGCCAACCAGTGGGGACACGGTCCCGTCGTGTGGTCCGATCTCGTCAAGTCCGTCGCCGCAGCCGCACGGGCAAACCACCTCGGCGAGGCAGAACTGCGAGAGTCCGCAGAAGCCTCGGCGGGGCTCTTCCTCTCGGCGCTGCCCGAGCGACGGAGTGATGGTCGACAAACCTGGCGAGACTGCTTGGCCAGCGATATCGACGAGCTCCGTGGTGCACTACGCATGGCCCAAGGCGAAGAGTCTGACCCGACAGTGGAGCCACGGGTGACGGTGGCCAAGGGAAGCATCGGCAACGTCGAAGGCAGCATCATCACCCTTGACCGTTTCCTCCGCGACCTCGACACCCACACCGAGGCTGACGATCCCTTCGCACGGATTCCCTGGTCGACGTGGGCCAAGGTCGCCGAAGCGAAATACCCGAAGGCCCCTGGCGGAAAAGAGCCGGGCAAGGTCCCCAAGCAGGTGCTCGAGCCATCGAGTGCCGCTCTTGTCACCGGTGAACTGTTGGCCAACGCTGCCTTCCGCGACGATGTCGAGGCCCTCATTCGCCTCGTCATCGACACTGCGATCGCTTCACTGAGCGCCTATGAGGAGCACAAGAACCGGCTGGGAGTCATGGACTTCGTCGACCAGGAGGTCCGTGCCCTCGACCTGCTGCGGAGGAACGATCGGGTTCGGCGTTCCGTCGCCTCCCGGTTCCGGCTGCTGGCGGTTGATGAGTTCCAGGACTCCTCGCCGATCCAGCTGGCGATCTTTATGGAACTGGCCGAACTCGTCGACGAAGTCGTCTGGGTCGGAGATCGGAAACAGGCGATTTATGGGTTCCGTGGGGCGGACCCGGAGCTGATGAACGACGTCTTCTCCGCCCTCATCGATGGAGAGACCGAACTGGGGACGGCGACGACGGAGAACCTCGGCGCGTCATGGCGGTCGACCGACCCGCCGCTGGAACTGTCGAATGCGATCTTCAGTTCGGTCTTCGCTGAACAGCCCGAGGGAGAAGTCGTCCTCAGCGTTCCGCCCCAGCGCCAGGCCCACCGAGCGATCGGTGGCCGTGAGCTTTGGGTGCCGAATACTGACAAGGGCGGGGCCACACGCTCGAACAGCAGAATGGTGCAGGCAATTGCCGAGGGTGTTGTCGACTTCCTCTCCCGCTCACCACAGTTGCCGGGCCGTGACGTCGGCGTCGGTGACATCGCTGTCCTCGTGCGCACGAACACTCAGGTCGAGAGGTTTGTCGACGAGCTCCACACGCGAGGAATCCCCGCCGTCGGTTCGACCACGGATCTGCTCGCGACTAGGGAAGGCCAGCTCGTTGCCGCCGGCCTGGCCGCCGTCGTCGATCCCGAGGACGGCGTTGCGCTCGCCGAACTCGTTACGCTGCTGGAAGATCACGAAAGCCATGACACGTGGTTCGACGACGCCGTACACATCACCGACAAGCAGCAGCGCCGGACTCAACCGGCAACCTGGTGGTCCGATCCCGCGCTCGCCGCACTGGCAGAGCTGGCAACTCATGCTTCTCAGCACACATCGGTCGAGCTGCTGCTCGCCGTCATCGATGCCCTTGACCTGCCACAGCGGATCAAGGCGTGGTCGACCCCGGAGACGAGGCTTGCCACCCTCGATGCGCTCAGCCAGATCGCCGCGGAATACGAGGACGCCTCTCACCAAACACGGATGCCGGTGACACCGGCAGGACTGCTCGAACACCTCGACGAGGCTGCACGAGCATACGAACAGACGACAGCTCATGATGCCGTGCTCGTGACTACGATGCACCAGTCGAAGGGCCTGCAGTGGCCGGTCGTCATCGTGGGAATCTCCGGTGCCAAGGATTACGGCCACCGCGAGGTCACTGTGGAGAAGGCTCCGGTCTTCGACGCCAGGCGTCCCCTCGCGAACCGATCCCTGCGGCTGTTGCCGAGAATCCTCAGCAATTACGGGCCGTTAAAGGAACGGTTGGCGCAGACCGGCACGGTACGTCGCAGCACCGAATCTGAACGCAATGAGACAGCACGCCTGCTCTACGTCGCCCTGACCCGAGCCGAATGCCACAGCATCATGGCCTTCGGTGATCCCACCGGTCAGAACAATGTGCTCGGCGCGGCAGCCGATGAGGAGCTGTTGACCTGGGATCTGCCGGAAATCGGCGATGATTCAACTCCCGCTGCCAATGAAGCAGGGGAGGTGCGGATCGCGAATCGTCGTGCAACAGGAATCGGAAGCGAGTCAGTCCATACAAGTCTGCCGATCCGAATCGGTGCATATCCAGTTTCTTCCGAAGCTCCACAAGAGACGGTGCCACCACCGCAGTCCTTCTACGCCCTTACCGATATCCCAGTGCGCCGGCTCGCACAGGAGGTTGTCGGTCCTCCTGCCCACTTCACTGCCAGCCGCGTTGGGTCAGCGGGCAGTGATGCCGAGGTGAGTGTCCTGGCGAACCTGGGGGAGCCGCTCGTCGACAAGGGCGGGAAGGACTCGGACCGCATCGGTGATGCGGTGCATGCCTATCTTGGGTTGCCGTTGGCATCCTTGCCTGAGGCGGCAGCGAGCGAGGCCGCTGAACGAATTCTCGACCGGTGGAATGCCGGCACAGTTCTCTCGGCGGAGGTACTAGTCGAGATCGGTCGACGCTGGACCGCGTGGATCGAGGCAACGTTCCCCGGCGCCGAGGTGCTCACCGAGCAGCCGATCGCCTGGCGTAACGATGGCGAACAAGTGATGGAAGGGTGGATCGACACTCTGCTGAAGCTCCCGACCGGCGAGCACGTTCTCGTCGATCACAAGAGCTATCCAGGCACCGACCCCATCGGTCATGTCCGCGAGAACTACCTCGGGCAGCTAGAGACTTATTCACGCGCGATTGGGCCACTCGTAGGACGTCCCTCCCGGGTGCTCGTGCACCTGCCGTTGTTGAGCACCGTGATCGCGGTCAGAACGTTTCTCCGGACTCGGTGA
- a CDS encoding PD-(D/E)XK nuclease family protein: MRIKFGWNFDRAPWASDRSTGTTVVTGPLGLLGVLQTRLGTTRPSVNRPIRIAQYRSLMAEADHPWYQRSFADDPWNTAHHLLRLRDDAVEAGWQPTPDGETYTEHPRLDALAAVERLVRLGPTHDSSANLAPGRADDLREVLTLLRQHGSSWPLGIDTIELQDRATDLPNTWQTILEVLDAAGVTITEAAPKSGVPELTIVRGPDEWSTAEAAARWLSNTSDHDKLCIIAGDSTSILDHELSRRGTPTLGIPRSSATSPAGQVLPVFLSAVLPPTDIRRVAEFLNLSFGTPDAESPAKALIPRSVSTALLSALTKEPGISGDPDSAWMSALGDLQDRAAAAPETRAKAAETAHTIDSLIRLTPPVIDNELLVLTTLHPALNWLADRLRALSHRPDDTVPDSTRVEAFITGAAGHVDSFREALAHLPAEELRVRELFDIADACAPTPSHTTAEAIAAKWTVVSDPSEVPADSDTILWWSSHRSEGDETEVWDPEEANALSLAGARISTATERERLHQAAALRGIRTAATVICFCPDRIRGQETSLPPSLSRLAEDIAVTHPERFTTTGVDAVLDEASITRPVSTLHETGTWRLGEVAAPLDEVAAQTITPPSTVSRSLDGDFTHLLPERLSFTQIEQLLSDPLGWTLERALGIKRGFSFDVPTGNRMIGTFVHAIVEELVSRGEPADGAVPSAREITEIFDRFVPRFASELLLPGQKARLGTIRSTVLASLATMFTTVQERGITLTGAETTFTHVWELTADGAPWTVELGGMRDLEGAIDDARPVIIDLKWANSGKRYRNMVDDGEAVQLSVYSHTAEGSGDGNPMTAYFLLKQGRFVSTGSALDPDYTGGSGETDDSGANLGGDPTGLWSRIEASVEDALTKIATGRFESLSADVYADFGIRPGEKNTELSKAIKSIKEAIGEEGRLFIDKPQTFSAFNLIYGIAGDHS; the protein is encoded by the coding sequence ATGCGCATCAAATTCGGGTGGAACTTCGACAGGGCGCCATGGGCGTCGGATCGCAGCACCGGCACGACGGTCGTCACAGGTCCGCTCGGCCTTCTCGGCGTCCTGCAGACCCGGCTGGGGACAACACGTCCGAGCGTCAACCGTCCGATCCGCATTGCACAGTACCGATCGCTCATGGCCGAGGCCGATCACCCTTGGTATCAACGTTCCTTCGCCGACGATCCGTGGAATACCGCCCACCATCTTCTACGACTCCGTGATGATGCCGTCGAAGCCGGCTGGCAGCCGACCCCAGACGGTGAGACCTACACCGAGCACCCACGACTCGACGCTCTGGCCGCGGTGGAACGACTAGTGCGCCTCGGACCAACCCACGACTCGAGCGCGAATCTCGCACCCGGCAGGGCCGATGATCTGCGCGAAGTTCTCACTCTCCTCCGCCAGCATGGCTCGAGCTGGCCGCTGGGCATCGACACGATCGAGTTGCAGGACCGAGCGACCGATCTCCCGAACACATGGCAGACCATCCTCGAAGTCCTGGACGCCGCAGGCGTGACGATCACCGAGGCAGCTCCAAAGTCCGGAGTGCCCGAGCTGACCATCGTCCGCGGGCCAGATGAATGGTCGACCGCCGAGGCGGCCGCGCGCTGGCTGTCCAACACCTCTGACCACGACAAGCTCTGCATCATCGCCGGAGACTCCACCAGCATCCTCGACCACGAACTCTCTCGCCGAGGCACCCCGACACTCGGCATTCCCCGCTCCTCGGCAACGAGTCCGGCCGGACAGGTCCTGCCGGTCTTCCTCAGCGCCGTTCTGCCACCTACCGATATTCGTCGCGTCGCGGAGTTCCTCAACCTCTCCTTCGGTACCCCGGACGCGGAATCACCGGCGAAGGCTCTCATTCCCCGCTCGGTCTCCACTGCGCTCCTGAGCGCGCTGACAAAAGAACCGGGAATCTCCGGTGATCCCGACTCTGCCTGGATGTCAGCACTGGGCGACCTCCAGGACCGAGCCGCCGCGGCACCTGAAACCAGAGCAAAGGCAGCAGAGACCGCACACACCATCGACAGCCTCATCCGTCTGACACCACCGGTCATCGACAACGAACTCCTCGTTCTCACAACACTCCATCCAGCGCTGAATTGGCTTGCAGATCGTCTGCGCGCACTCTCGCACCGCCCCGACGACACGGTGCCAGACAGCACGAGGGTCGAAGCCTTCATCACGGGGGCCGCCGGCCACGTCGACTCGTTCCGTGAGGCGCTGGCCCACCTGCCTGCAGAAGAACTTCGCGTCCGTGAGCTCTTCGACATCGCCGACGCCTGCGCGCCCACACCATCACACACCACCGCAGAGGCGATCGCGGCGAAGTGGACAGTGGTCTCCGATCCGTCCGAAGTTCCAGCCGACAGCGACACGATCCTCTGGTGGTCCTCTCACCGCAGCGAGGGCGATGAGACTGAAGTGTGGGATCCCGAGGAGGCCAATGCTTTATCCCTCGCCGGCGCTCGGATCTCGACCGCGACCGAAAGGGAACGCCTCCACCAAGCCGCTGCGTTGCGTGGCATTCGCACGGCGGCCACGGTGATCTGTTTCTGCCCCGATCGCATTCGCGGCCAGGAGACGTCGCTGCCTCCCTCCCTCTCCCGTTTGGCCGAGGACATCGCCGTCACCCATCCCGAACGATTCACCACCACGGGCGTTGATGCGGTCCTCGACGAGGCCTCAATCACCCGCCCGGTCTCCACACTGCATGAAACCGGAACCTGGAGACTGGGTGAGGTCGCTGCACCCCTCGACGAGGTGGCTGCACAGACCATCACCCCGCCGAGCACCGTTTCTCGTTCCCTGGACGGCGACTTCACCCATCTCCTTCCCGAAAGGCTGTCCTTCACCCAGATCGAACAGCTGCTCAGCGACCCACTGGGCTGGACACTGGAGCGCGCCCTCGGTATCAAACGCGGCTTCTCCTTCGACGTTCCGACCGGCAATCGCATGATCGGCACGTTCGTTCACGCAATCGTCGAGGAACTCGTCAGCAGGGGAGAACCGGCGGATGGGGCAGTCCCGTCAGCCCGGGAGATTACTGAGATCTTCGACCGGTTCGTTCCGCGTTTCGCCTCCGAGCTGCTCCTTCCTGGGCAGAAAGCTCGGCTCGGGACGATCCGCTCCACCGTGCTGGCCTCACTGGCAACCATGTTCACCACTGTGCAGGAACGCGGCATCACCCTCACCGGCGCTGAGACAACCTTCACCCACGTATGGGAGCTCACCGCCGATGGCGCGCCTTGGACCGTGGAGTTGGGTGGAATGCGCGACCTGGAAGGGGCAATCGACGATGCCCGCCCCGTGATCATCGATCTCAAATGGGCGAATTCGGGCAAGCGATACCGCAACATGGTTGATGACGGCGAAGCCGTGCAGCTGAGCGTCTACTCCCACACGGCCGAAGGCAGTGGCGACGGGAACCCGATGACCGCCTACTTCCTGCTCAAGCAGGGTCGTTTCGTCTCCACCGGCTCCGCTCTTGATCCGGACTACACCGGCGGATCAGGCGAGACGGATGATAGTGGGGCCAACCTCGGCGGGGACCCGACTGGCCTGTGGTCGCGCATTGAGGCTTCCGTCGAAGACGCCCTGACGAAGATCGCCACTGGACGCTTCGAATCGCTGAGTGCCGATGTCTACGCCGACTTCGGCATCAGACCGGGGGAGAAGAACACGGAACTGAGCAAAGCGATCAAGTCGATCAAAGAGGCGATAGGCGAAGAGGGCCGACTCTTCATCGACAAACCGCAGACATTCAGTGCCTTCAACCTCATCTACGGCATCGCTGGAGACCACTCATGA
- a CDS encoding GlxA family transcriptional regulator: protein MRIGLIAIDGCFGSAIASIIDIVRVADGARGDVDPRIDPIKLAILGPKRRVTTTASMTLSVDHPLSESAEFDVVVVPALGTLTAAATNDALQSRDARSVIASLGRLDEATTRIAAACTGVFAVAETGRMHHRRATTSWFLGPEFLKRYPTVALDLDTMVVVDGNLVTAGAAFAHIDLALSLVRSISPDLAQHVAKLLIIDERPSQAAFVAYEHLRHEDPIVVEFERFVRARLDEPFNVAFVAQSLGTSRRTLERRVRAALNLTPLGFVQRLRIERARHLSVTTDLTSAEIALRVGYANAETLRSLLRRERRRS, encoded by the coding sequence ATGCGTATCGGACTTATCGCGATCGACGGCTGCTTCGGTTCGGCTATCGCGTCGATCATCGACATCGTGCGGGTGGCCGACGGAGCCCGCGGCGATGTCGACCCGCGGATCGACCCGATCAAACTCGCCATCCTCGGACCGAAACGGCGAGTGACCACGACGGCATCGATGACCCTGTCGGTGGACCACCCGCTGTCGGAGTCCGCAGAGTTCGACGTGGTCGTCGTCCCTGCGCTTGGAACCCTTACGGCCGCCGCTACCAACGACGCCCTCCAGAGCCGAGATGCTCGTTCGGTCATCGCCTCGCTCGGGCGCCTCGACGAGGCGACCACCCGGATCGCCGCGGCGTGCACCGGCGTGTTCGCTGTCGCCGAGACCGGACGGATGCATCATCGGCGGGCGACGACCAGCTGGTTCCTGGGGCCGGAGTTCCTGAAGCGCTATCCGACCGTCGCCCTCGATCTCGACACCATGGTCGTGGTCGACGGGAACCTCGTCACCGCCGGCGCCGCGTTCGCCCACATCGACCTCGCGCTCTCACTCGTGCGATCGATCAGCCCCGACCTGGCCCAACATGTCGCCAAGCTCCTCATCATCGACGAGCGCCCGTCGCAGGCAGCCTTCGTCGCCTACGAACATCTCCGGCACGAGGACCCGATCGTCGTCGAGTTCGAACGCTTCGTGCGCGCCCGCCTGGACGAACCGTTCAACGTCGCCTTCGTCGCGCAGTCGCTCGGCACCAGCCGGCGCACCCTCGAACGACGAGTCCGTGCGGCGCTCAACCTCACTCCGCTCGGCTTCGTCCAACGGCTTCGCATCGAGCGAGCTCGGCACCTCTCAGTAACCACGGACCTCACCTCCGCCGAGATCGCGCTACGGGTCGGCTACGCGAACGCCGAGACTCTGCGCTCCCTCCTGCGTAGGGAGCGACGCCGTTCCTGA
- a CDS encoding putative quinol monooxygenase — protein MSTPASLPYAFVAKIVAADGQHDAVADLLAGAVALANEEVGTIVWFAVRTHADTFWIFDAFPDEAARDAHANGAIVAALMANQHLLSAAPEILAADVLASKLP, from the coding sequence ATGTCCACACCCGCATCACTTCCGTACGCCTTCGTCGCCAAGATCGTCGCGGCCGATGGACAGCACGACGCGGTCGCCGATCTGCTCGCCGGCGCTGTCGCACTCGCCAACGAAGAAGTAGGAACGATTGTCTGGTTCGCGGTCAGGACCCACGCCGACACCTTCTGGATCTTCGATGCATTCCCCGACGAGGCCGCTCGCGACGCCCACGCCAACGGCGCCATCGTCGCAGCCCTGATGGCCAACCAGCACCTCCTCAGCGCAGCACCCGAGATCCTGGCGGCCGACGTCCTCGCGTCCAAGCTCCCGTAG
- a CDS encoding ISL3-like element ISPfr2 family transposase: protein MSDATPPAGFGRPDLTAFARLDGLGLSVTGQRLEPDRAVLACRVVEPDQWCRRCGSEGAARDTVIRRLAHEPLGWRPTVLEVVVRRYRCADCRHVWRQDISAAAEPRAKLSRTGLRWALEGIVVAHLTVARVAEGLGVAWDTANNAVLAEGKRLLINDPTRFEGVKIIGVDEHVWRHTRRGDKYVTVIIDLTPVRDGAGPARLLDMVEGRSKAAFKTWLADRDDAFRDAVEVVAMDGFTGFKTAAAEEIPDAVTVMDPFHVVRLAGDALDRCRRRVQLAIHGHRGFRDDPLYKSRRTLHTGADLLTDKQSDRLRALFVDDAHVEVEATWGVYQRMIAAYRHEDRQRGRELMEKLITDLSAGVPKVLTELTTLGRTLKKRATDVLAFFERPGTSNGPTEALNGRLEHLRGSALGFRNLTNYIARSLLETGGFRPQLLHPRLG from the coding sequence GTGTCCGACGCTACCCCGCCGGCCGGCTTCGGCCGCCCTGACCTGACCGCCTTCGCTCGACTCGACGGCCTCGGTCTGAGCGTGACCGGACAACGACTTGAACCGGATCGTGCGGTCCTCGCGTGCCGCGTGGTGGAACCAGATCAGTGGTGCCGACGGTGCGGCAGCGAAGGCGCTGCTCGTGACACCGTGATCCGGCGGTTGGCCCACGAGCCGCTGGGCTGGCGACCGACCGTGCTGGAAGTTGTAGTGCGCCGCTACCGCTGTGCCGACTGCAGACACGTGTGGCGCCAAGACATCAGCGCCGCGGCGGAGCCACGCGCGAAGCTCTCGCGCACCGGGCTGCGGTGGGCGCTGGAAGGGATCGTGGTCGCACACCTCACCGTCGCCCGTGTCGCCGAGGGACTCGGGGTCGCGTGGGACACCGCCAACAACGCGGTCCTGGCTGAAGGCAAGCGGCTGCTGATCAACGACCCCACGCGGTTTGAGGGCGTGAAGATCATTGGCGTCGATGAGCACGTCTGGCGCCACACCAGGCGTGGCGACAAGTACGTCACCGTGATCATCGACCTCACCCCGGTCCGCGATGGCGCCGGCCCAGCAAGGCTGCTGGACATGGTCGAAGGCCGGTCGAAGGCGGCGTTCAAGACCTGGCTCGCCGACCGCGACGACGCCTTCCGTGACGCGGTCGAGGTGGTCGCGATGGACGGCTTCACCGGGTTCAAGACCGCCGCTGCAGAGGAGATCCCGGACGCGGTCACGGTGATGGATCCCTTCCACGTCGTGCGCCTGGCCGGTGACGCCCTCGACAGGTGCCGGCGCCGGGTCCAACTCGCGATCCACGGGCACCGTGGGTTCAGGGACGACCCGCTCTACAAGTCGCGGCGCACGCTGCACACCGGCGCGGACCTGCTCACCGACAAGCAGAGCGACAGGCTACGCGCGCTGTTCGTTGATGACGCTCACGTCGAGGTCGAGGCGACCTGGGGTGTCTACCAGCGCATGATCGCCGCCTATCGCCACGAGGACCGGCAACGTGGCCGCGAACTCATGGAGAAGCTGATCACCGACCTCAGCGCCGGCGTCCCCAAGGTGCTCACCGAGCTCACCACCCTGGGCCGGACCCTGAAGAAGCGAGCCACTGACGTGCTCGCCTTCTTCGAACGACCCGGCACCAGCAACGGGCCGACCGAGGCGCTCAACGGACGGCTCGAACACCTGCGCGGCTCCGCACTCGGGTTCCGCAACCTGACCAACTACATCGCCCGAAGCCTGCTCGAGACCGGCGGCTTCAGACCCCAACTCCTACACCCCCGATTGGGATGA
- a CDS encoding universal stress protein gives MRYVVGITMDKRGRDAVSLALTLARSTRAHHPVELDLVHVIRGVPPEQAGSKPEREYQKLCLTEARQWMAKAHDLVPKTIDSTTSIHFADSMAAGLIDKATSRPCDLIVVGAASHGPLRRFTVGSVANALLHSSPVPVALAPSGYLPPSRLTRLTCALGMRPGAEVALNVAVQSSVLHDVPLRLISLIALDARSGAAESTHAAREHAKTLLLRASQSVADATEVMVDVAHGRSVESAIEKLTWDDGEIVLIGSNRLAQNRSIFLGTTANKMLRSLPVPMVVIPRYHAPDVTPEKDISI, from the coding sequence ATGCGATACGTCGTCGGGATCACCATGGACAAGCGTGGACGCGACGCCGTCTCCCTCGCCCTCACACTTGCCCGATCCACGCGTGCGCATCACCCCGTCGAACTCGACCTGGTCCACGTCATCCGCGGCGTCCCGCCGGAACAGGCAGGGTCGAAACCGGAACGCGAGTACCAGAAGCTCTGTCTCACCGAAGCCCGGCAGTGGATGGCGAAGGCCCATGATCTCGTCCCGAAGACCATCGATTCGACGACATCGATCCATTTCGCCGATTCCATGGCCGCGGGCCTGATCGACAAGGCCACCTCACGTCCCTGCGATCTCATCGTCGTCGGTGCGGCCAGTCACGGCCCCCTGCGGCGATTCACCGTCGGGTCGGTGGCCAATGCCCTCCTGCACTCCTCCCCGGTTCCGGTCGCTTTGGCGCCCTCCGGCTATCTGCCGCCCAGCCGCCTGACACGTCTGACCTGTGCACTGGGGATGCGCCCCGGCGCCGAGGTGGCCCTCAACGTCGCGGTCCAATCCTCGGTTCTTCATGACGTACCCCTGCGGTTGATCTCGCTCATCGCCCTCGACGCCCGTTCCGGGGCCGCGGAGAGCACCCACGCTGCCCGCGAACATGCGAAGACGCTTCTCCTGCGCGCCTCCCAGTCAGTCGCAGACGCCACCGAGGTCATGGTCGATGTCGCGCACGGCCGATCCGTCGAGTCGGCGATCGAAAAACTGACCTGGGACGACGGCGAGATCGTCCTCATCGGTTCGAACAGGTTGGCCCAGAATCGGTCGATCTTCCTCGGCACGACCGCCAACAAGATGCTTCGCAGTCTGCCGGTTCCGATGGTCGTCATCCCCCGCTATCACGCGCCTGATGTCACCCCCGAAAAAGACATCTCCATCTGA